The sequence TCAGCTGAGTCAGCTGGATGTAGCGCAGGACATTGGTGTCTGCGGGGGAGGCGGGCAGGGCATTATCCTCAAGTCCTGGGGCAGCGGGGGACAGCTGCCCCACCTTGGCTCACACCTCGTTGTCCCCAGCCTTCAGTGCCTCCCCACACAGCCAGCATTGCCAGAACCCTTCTCCAAAGCCCCAGCCACAACAAGCCAGCGGGGGCGTTTCACACCTCCATCCTTCCACACAGGCTCTGCATTCTGCCAGGAATGCCGCTCACTGGAGGCCCTGGTCACCCTGCCACGCGGCCTCCGGGCTGTCTGCAAGCAGCCGCTTCTCCCACCACTCACCAGGACAGCTGATCCTGCCTCTGCTCCCACAACCCCATGTCGTGCACCTGTTGTGCTCCCTCGTCTCTGGCTCCTAATACAAGCTCTgcctacagacacacacacacacacacaccctctgaCTGCCATCTCCCACAGGGCAAGGAACGAGCCTCCAGCTCTGTTAACCCCCCCACCCTGGGCCAATTTCCTAGATCGCCAGGAACCAGGTGACCAAGTAGGTGAGAGTGTGAATGGGTGAGAGAGGGAGTGGATGAACTGGggagcggggggcggggaggggggcatGTAAGGGAGATGGGGTGGGTGAGCAGATAGGGAAATGGCTGCTAGGGGAGTGGGGGCATCAGGATGAGTCAGGGGCTGAATAGACGAGAACTGGTTGGGTGAATGTCAGAGGAATGATGGGTGAGCGGACATTTAAATGGGAGGCGAGAGCATGAGAAGATGTGGAAGGAGTAGGTGGGTGGAGAGGCGAACGGGGCGGGGGTCCAGCGCTCCCTCCAAGCAGCGAGGCCCCTTTCCGGGCTCCACCCGCCCCTCACCTGTGGGCTCCCGGCTGCGGGCCTCCTGCAGGTAGCGCAGCGCGCGCGTGTAGTCGCCCAGGTGATAGAAGGCGATGCCGGCGCGGTAGGTGGCCTTGAAGTTGCCCTGCTGCTTCTCCAGCACCTTGAGACAGTACTCGCGCACCCGCTCGTAGTTCACCAGCTCCGACTGCAGCAGGCAGGCTGCGGGGGCACCGGGACCCGGGCTCTCAGAGCCGGCCGGCGCCCAGACCTCACCTGGCTTTCGGGATGCGGGGAACCCCACCCTTTCCCACGGCTGAGCCGTCCTCAGGGACTACTCAGGCCACCCGGCCGCCCAGCTCTGACCAATCAGAATGGAAGCGATCTGCGCCGCCGCCAGAGGGCGCGAAAAACACAGACAGGCGCTCCCGGGTGATTAGCTGGGAGGTTTCCAGACGGGAGAGGGCTAGGGGCGGGCTCACAGGTGAGGGATGGGCCTCGAATGGCTCGTCCAGGGTAAGTTTGTCTCACCTGAGGTTCGCAGGTGGCACCCCAAAGCCCATCCATTCCCGCATCCCAGCTCCTTCCATCCCTGTGGTCCCCTACACTTCCAACCCCTCTCCTTGATCTAGTTCTGAGGACTCCCCCTACAGACCCCAGCCCTGGCGCCTTCAAGCCTGCAGCGCCCGCCACCCCAGGGCTTCGTGATTGCCCCTAGCTCCCCACCCCTCTCACATACGCGCCCCCCGACGGCCCCGTACCCGTGAGAGAGTCATAACATTCCACCTCCGTGTTCTCCACCAGGCGCCGCTGCTCCTCACTGAGGCGGGCTGGCCCCGGGCTGGTGGcgggcccgggggcgggggcgggcaggCCTCCAGGGCGGGCCCCCTGCGCCGCCTTCAGCTGCAGCAGCGCCCGATGATACTTGCCGATGGCTTCCCGGAACTTCTTCTCTCGGTAGCAGCGCTGGCCCTCCGCCTTGAATGCCACGGCGGCCCGCAGGCTGCTGTCGAGCGCCGCGCCCAGGCCCCCCGACGGCTCTGGGGCAGGACCGGGCCGAGCTGAGCCATGGCAGGGGCCCGGGCCCGGCGGCGAGAGGGCGGGAGGCGGGCGCGGCGGAGGCTCCGGGGCAGCGCTGAGCATCAGCACCGGGGACAGCGCGCCGCGCTGCATTGTGGGAAACTCCTGCGGCCGCTGCTGCAGCTACCGCATCGCCCCCCGTGGGGCTGGTCCCCACCCTTTCTCCGCCCCCGCACCTCCAGCAGCCGACTCCGGCTGCCCCCTATGGGTCTAGAGAAACCCCTCAAGACTTCCCCACTCTCTCCTTCAAATCAGCCCCAGTCCTATTTCTCCAGCCGGCCTCTCCCTTTTTCCCACTCCCTTtaccctccccaccctcctgcctGCTCTCCTCTCCCAAGCACAGAGCTCCCGAAGCTTTCTATAAGGAAAGGGCAAGTCTGGGGGAAAGAGCAGGAAGATAACAACCTCGTGGACTGCCGGTTTTCAGCCCACCAGCATTTGGCATATTGGATAAGAACACAGGAGTCAAGCTGTCCAGATTTAATTCCCTGCTTATTTTCTCCCTAGTTATAcgccttggacaaatcacttaaacTACCCGGAACTCTATCCTCATCATGGGACAATGAGAGCAACTTTGAAACTCATTTGTTTATCTATGCAACAAACGAATATTCACTGATATCTTttctgtgcccagctctgggctgggTGATGCTGGGACATAGCAGGGACTGAGACAGCCTCAgaccctgccctcctgggccccaAGTCCAGTGGGGAGACAGCTCAGAGTGAGCAGTACAGTAAGAAAGGAGGGTACAGCGCAGGAAACATGTGAGAGGCTTCTGGAGGAAAACTGAGGGCAAATCAGCCCTCCTTGGCTGCTTATGTGGCGGTGGCACGTTGGTCAAGCTCCTTGATCTCCCTCCACCTTGACTTCCTGCCGTTTAACTTGGGATAAGAAGTGAGCTTCCTTCAGAGTAGTGGCAGGGGCTGGATCCGGTTACGCAGGTAAAGCACGGCGCTCAGGGCCTGGGACAGTCATGCG comes from Equus asinus isolate D_3611 breed Donkey chromosome 26, EquAss-T2T_v2, whole genome shotgun sequence and encodes:
- the TTC9B gene encoding tetratricopeptide repeat protein 9B, whose protein sequence is MQRGALSPVLMLSAAPEPPPRPPPALSPPGPGPCHGSARPGPAPEPSGGLGAALDSSLRAAVAFKAEGQRCYREKKFREAIGKYHRALLQLKAAQGARPGGLPAPAPGPATSPGPARLSEEQRRLVENTEVECYDSLTACLLQSELVNYERVREYCLKVLEKQQGNFKATYRAGIAFYHLGDYTRALRYLQEARSREPTDTNVLRYIQLTQLKMNRCGLQREDSGAGAGAGTRDVIG